A window of Corallococcus macrosporus DSM 14697 contains these coding sequences:
- a CDS encoding putative ABC exporter domain-containing protein, producing MSFPRAVAFLWAASWRNRIRRQLARLRKPRYLLGALVGAAYLYSVFFRRLDFRGAVGTVSEGVRLFAELSLVGSALGTLFAAWALGRDRPSLTFSETEVVQLFPAPVTRRALLQYKLVRGLLGTSLGALFATLFLGRTISPHPVLFFVGACLGLGTLYLHSTAASFVRTRLAERGPWGRVVRWGVVGGVLAVAALAVFTSLREHPVPPDLSSGRALRGWLRALMASPGVAAVLWPGRLLVAPALAQSVGDFLRALPPVLALLAAHYAWVLWAEVPFEETAVVRAEARSRERMLRASGRMTRVGSMTLSRPPFRLPPRGRPEVALIWKNLIARKRMGGGFAVFLAFIVLGGAIAAVMGDTRLFTDTRRVLGPVALALSVMLTVVGPSAFRMDLRMDLPKLDLLRAMPLTGRQVVSAQLAASALALSVFQLALLAVALVLGPGVEASRLGGWWWPGGLTLALLLPAVSLAGLFVQNAAVVLFPAWVPADTGERARGLEAMGQRLLAVVGTLVVLLVGLIPAALVALVVGLAVSTFLGPWALPVAGFAAAAVLVGEVALGVMALGHAFERLDVSDDRPE from the coding sequence GTGAGCTTTCCTCGCGCGGTGGCCTTCCTCTGGGCCGCGTCCTGGCGCAACCGCATCCGGCGGCAGTTGGCGCGGCTGCGCAAGCCGCGCTACCTCCTGGGCGCGCTGGTGGGCGCGGCGTACCTCTACTCCGTCTTCTTCCGTCGCCTGGACTTCCGCGGCGCGGTGGGCACGGTGTCGGAGGGCGTGCGGTTGTTCGCCGAGCTGTCACTGGTGGGCTCCGCGCTGGGCACGCTGTTCGCCGCGTGGGCGCTGGGGAGGGACCGCCCGTCGCTGACCTTCTCGGAGACGGAGGTGGTGCAGCTCTTCCCGGCGCCCGTCACGCGCCGGGCCCTGCTGCAATACAAGCTGGTGCGCGGACTGCTGGGTACGTCATTGGGCGCGCTGTTCGCCACGCTGTTCCTCGGGAGGACCATCAGCCCGCATCCGGTGTTGTTCTTCGTGGGGGCGTGTCTGGGCTTGGGCACGCTGTACCTGCATTCGACGGCGGCGTCCTTCGTGCGCACGCGGCTGGCGGAGCGTGGCCCCTGGGGCCGGGTGGTGCGCTGGGGCGTGGTGGGCGGCGTCCTGGCCGTCGCGGCGCTGGCGGTGTTCACCTCGCTGCGCGAGCACCCGGTGCCGCCGGACCTCTCCTCCGGCCGGGCCCTGCGAGGGTGGCTGCGGGCGCTGATGGCCTCACCCGGTGTCGCGGCGGTGTTGTGGCCGGGCCGGCTGCTGGTGGCGCCCGCCCTGGCGCAGAGCGTGGGCGACTTCCTGCGGGCCCTGCCACCCGTGCTGGCGCTGCTGGCGGCGCACTATGCCTGGGTGTTGTGGGCCGAGGTCCCCTTCGAGGAGACCGCCGTGGTGCGCGCGGAGGCCCGTTCCCGGGAGCGGATGCTGCGGGCCTCGGGGCGGATGACGCGCGTGGGCTCGATGACGCTGAGCCGCCCGCCCTTCCGGCTTCCGCCGCGAGGCCGCCCGGAGGTGGCGCTCATCTGGAAGAACCTCATCGCGCGGAAGCGGATGGGCGGCGGCTTCGCGGTGTTCCTCGCCTTCATCGTCCTGGGCGGTGCCATCGCCGCGGTGATGGGGGACACGCGCCTGTTCACGGACACGCGGCGCGTACTGGGGCCGGTGGCGCTGGCGCTGTCGGTGATGCTGACGGTGGTGGGGCCCAGCGCGTTCCGCATGGACCTGCGGATGGACCTGCCCAAGCTGGACCTGCTGCGCGCCATGCCGTTGACGGGGCGGCAGGTGGTGAGCGCCCAGCTCGCGGCGTCCGCGCTGGCCCTCTCGGTGTTCCAACTGGCGCTCCTGGCGGTGGCGCTCGTCCTGGGGCCTGGCGTGGAGGCGTCCCGGCTGGGCGGTTGGTGGTGGCCTGGCGGCCTGACGTTGGCGCTGCTGCTCCCGGCGGTGTCGCTGGCGGGGCTCTTCGTCCAGAACGCCGCGGTGGTGCTCTTCCCCGCCTGGGTGCCAGCGGACACGGGGGAGCGGGCGCGCGGGCTGGAGGCCATGGGCCAGCGGCTGCTGGCCGTCGTGGGCACGTTGGTGGTGTTGCTGGTGGGCCTGATTCCCGCGGCGCTGGTGGCGCTCGTGGTGGGCCTCGCCGTGTCGACGTTCCTGGGGCCGTGGGCCCTGCCGGTGGCGGGCTTCGCCGCGGCGGCTGTCCTGGTGGGCGAAGTGGCCCTGGGGGTGATGGCGCTGGGCCACGCCTTCGAGCGGCTGGACGTCTCCGACGACCGCCCGGAGTAG
- a CDS encoding ABC transporter ATP-binding protein, producing MDSVLRVEGLEKAYGELKAVQGLTFEVAPGEVLGLVGPNGAGKTSTLRCLAGILPPTSGRVLVAGHDLARTPVDAKRELAFLPDEPRFFEYLTVWEHLNFTARLYGVEDWEERGRALLEEMELSGKEKALPGELSRGMKQKLSIACGFLHAPKLILLDEPLTGLDPIGIRRMKASLRRRAEEGAALVLSSHLLPLVEELCHRLLVIAGGKAMALGSLDDIRARLSGAEGEHASLEELFVRITSAGTQAP from the coding sequence ATGGATTCCGTCCTGCGGGTGGAGGGTCTGGAGAAGGCTTACGGCGAGCTGAAGGCCGTCCAGGGGCTCACCTTCGAGGTGGCGCCCGGCGAGGTGCTCGGGCTGGTGGGGCCCAACGGCGCGGGGAAGACGTCCACGCTGCGGTGCCTCGCGGGCATCCTGCCGCCCACCTCGGGCCGCGTGCTGGTGGCGGGGCATGACCTGGCGCGAACGCCCGTGGACGCGAAGCGCGAGCTGGCCTTCCTGCCGGACGAGCCCCGCTTCTTCGAATACCTCACGGTGTGGGAGCACCTGAACTTCACGGCCCGGCTCTACGGCGTGGAGGATTGGGAAGAGCGAGGCCGCGCGCTGTTGGAGGAGATGGAGCTGTCCGGCAAGGAGAAGGCGCTGCCGGGTGAGCTGTCGCGAGGCATGAAGCAGAAGCTGTCCATCGCGTGTGGCTTCCTGCACGCGCCGAAGCTCATCCTCCTGGACGAGCCCCTCACCGGCCTGGACCCCATCGGCATCCGGCGGATGAAGGCGTCGCTGCGGCGCCGGGCGGAGGAGGGCGCGGCGCTGGTGCTGTCCTCGCATCTGCTGCCCCTGGTGGAGGAGCTGTGCCACCGGCTGCTCGTCATCGCGGGGGGCAAGGCCATGGCGCTGGGCAGCCTGGATGACATCCGCGCGCGGCTGAGCGGCGCGGAAGGGGAGCACGCCTCGCTGGAGGAGCTCTTCGTCCGCATCACCAGCGCGGGAACGCAGGCGCCGTGA
- a CDS encoding response regulator yields the protein MTQQIRALVVDDSQAMRRSIMYALQRLTGVVCTEAQDGAEGLKKLTQGRFDLVLTDINMPLMDGLKLISHIRQTAEHRGVPIIVVTTEGAAADRERAMKLGASAYLVKPVQAKVVLDTVRELLKLD from the coding sequence ATGACGCAGCAGATTCGAGCCCTGGTGGTGGATGACTCGCAGGCCATGCGGCGCAGCATCATGTACGCGCTGCAGCGCCTCACCGGCGTGGTGTGCACCGAGGCGCAGGACGGCGCCGAGGGCTTGAAGAAGCTCACGCAGGGCCGCTTCGACCTGGTGCTCACGGACATCAACATGCCGCTCATGGACGGGCTGAAGCTCATCAGCCACATCCGGCAGACGGCCGAGCACCGCGGCGTCCCCATCATCGTCGTCACCACGGAGGGCGCGGCGGCGGACCGGGAGCGCGCGATGAAGCTGGGCGCGAGCGCGTACCTGGTGAAACCCGTGCAGGCGAAGGTCGTGCTGGATACCGTTCGCGAGTTGCTGAAGCTGGACTGA
- a CDS encoding protein-glutamate methylesterase/protein-glutamine glutaminase — protein MSSKDVISVLVIDDSAHNRRTLSNMLESDADVRVVDRAADGEEGLKKVVELKPDVVTLDLEMPKLGGYTFLRLLMRTAPTPVIVISSYSHRSDVFKALDLGAFDFIAKPQHPTFEAMEALRVELLEKVRAARHVRPGHRHAAPGARAMAVAGEPPLVVAIGASTGGPPAVQRVLEGLAVEPTPCVLVCQHMPPQFTRAFADRLDRIGPFTVTEARDGDLVQPGHVYIAPGGRHMVVAERGSRLELHTPPPTAVDKYAPSVDRLFTSMAQVLGAKALGVVLTGMGADGAEGAREVHRAEGEVWAQSEETSVVFGMPGEAIATGAVKRVIPLGDIGPALAALARRRR, from the coding sequence ATGAGCAGCAAGGACGTCATCTCCGTGTTGGTCATCGACGACTCGGCGCACAACCGGCGCACCCTCTCCAACATGCTGGAGTCGGACGCGGACGTGCGCGTGGTGGACCGCGCGGCGGATGGCGAGGAGGGGCTGAAGAAGGTCGTGGAGCTGAAGCCCGACGTGGTGACGCTGGATTTGGAGATGCCGAAGCTCGGCGGCTACACGTTCCTGCGCCTGCTGATGCGCACCGCGCCCACGCCCGTCATCGTCATCTCCAGCTATTCGCACCGCTCGGACGTCTTCAAGGCGCTGGACCTGGGGGCCTTCGACTTCATCGCCAAGCCGCAGCACCCCACCTTCGAGGCCATGGAGGCGCTCCGCGTGGAGCTGCTGGAGAAGGTCCGTGCGGCGCGGCACGTGCGCCCCGGCCACCGGCACGCGGCGCCGGGGGCGCGTGCCATGGCGGTCGCGGGCGAGCCGCCGCTGGTGGTGGCCATCGGCGCGTCCACGGGTGGGCCCCCCGCGGTGCAGCGGGTGCTGGAGGGCCTGGCCGTGGAGCCCACGCCGTGCGTGCTGGTCTGCCAGCACATGCCGCCGCAGTTCACCCGCGCCTTCGCGGACCGGTTGGACCGCATCGGGCCCTTCACCGTGACGGAGGCGCGCGACGGAGACCTGGTGCAGCCCGGGCACGTGTACATCGCGCCCGGCGGGCGGCACATGGTGGTGGCCGAGCGCGGCTCCCGGCTGGAGCTGCACACGCCGCCGCCCACCGCCGTGGACAAGTACGCGCCCAGCGTGGACCGGCTCTTCACCAGCATGGCGCAGGTGCTGGGCGCCAAGGCCCTGGGGGTGGTGCTGACGGGCATGGGGGCGGACGGGGCGGAGGGCGCGCGCGAGGTGCACCGCGCCGAGGGCGAGGTCTGGGCGCAGTCGGAGGAGACCTCGGTGGTGTTCGGCATGCCGGGCGAGGCCATCGCCACGGGGGCGGTGAAGCGGGTGATTCCACTGGGAGACATCGGCCCGGCGCTCGCGGCCCTGGCGCGGCGGAGACGCTGA
- a CDS encoding CheR family methyltransferase, with product MARFDDGRPEMSAEEFRLLRDHVYSHCGILVHEDMKFVMERRLWPRLELLGLPDYGAYHRYLRYDANRHAELEAAVESLTTHETYFFREPTQLKAFTDELLPVVEQRNARLRRLRVWSAGCSSGEEAYTLAMLLKDSRRFDDWDVEVLGTDISRRVLAMARRAEYGPSALRATSPELLERHFVPLGNNRVRVRDEVRAWVSFGHHNLLDEAGSKLVPRMDVVFCRNVLIYFDLAARKKFLRIVRERLVPGGHLLLGHSENLLSLGADFEFVHLRGDLVYRRPELDEGGRR from the coding sequence ATGGCACGCTTCGACGACGGCCGGCCGGAGATGTCAGCGGAGGAGTTCCGCCTCCTCCGGGACCACGTGTACTCGCACTGCGGCATCCTGGTGCACGAGGACATGAAGTTCGTGATGGAGCGCCGGCTCTGGCCCCGGCTGGAGCTGCTGGGGCTGCCGGACTACGGCGCCTATCACCGCTACCTGCGCTACGACGCCAACCGGCACGCCGAACTGGAGGCGGCCGTCGAGTCCCTCACCACGCACGAGACGTACTTCTTCCGCGAGCCCACGCAGCTCAAGGCCTTCACGGACGAGCTCCTCCCGGTGGTGGAGCAGCGCAACGCGCGGCTGCGGCGCCTGCGGGTGTGGTCCGCGGGCTGCTCTTCCGGGGAGGAGGCCTACACGCTGGCCATGCTCCTGAAGGACAGCCGCCGCTTCGACGACTGGGACGTGGAGGTGCTCGGCACGGACATCTCCCGGCGCGTGCTGGCCATGGCGCGGCGGGCGGAGTACGGGCCTTCCGCGCTGCGCGCCACCTCGCCGGAGCTGCTGGAGCGCCACTTCGTTCCGCTGGGCAACAACCGGGTGCGCGTGCGCGACGAGGTCCGCGCCTGGGTGTCCTTTGGCCACCACAACCTGCTGGACGAGGCGGGCAGCAAGCTGGTGCCCCGCATGGACGTGGTGTTCTGCCGCAACGTGCTCATCTACTTCGACCTGGCGGCGCGCAAGAAGTTCCTGCGCATCGTCCGGGAGCGGCTGGTGCCGGGGGGGCACCTGCTGCTGGGACACTCGGAGAATCTGCTGAGCCTGGGCGCGGACTTCGAGTTCGTTCACCTGCGGGGCGACCTGGTGTACCGGAGGCCCGAGCTGGACGAAGGAGGGCGCCGATGA